In the Solanum pennellii chromosome 5, SPENNV200 genome, one interval contains:
- the LOC107019998 gene encoding stigma-specific STIG1-like protein 1 translates to MKVMKILISLAVTMALAITIITTITTTTTTEITGSKKAPIPTLPPLKKKLVASRFLAEQVKPKNPRAADHCHKDNEICTALEIGGKNTTCCNNKCINLSYDDHNCGACKKKCPFTETCCRGECVNLSFDKRHCGYCNNRCMTGGYCFYGICDYA, encoded by the coding sequence ATGAAGGTGATGAAAATCTTAATATCCCTCGCCGTCACTATGGCGCTCGCCATAACTATCATCAccaccatcaccaccaccacTACTACTGAGATTACGGGGTCCAAAAAAGCACCAATTCCCACATTGCCCCCgttgaagaaaaaattagtaGCAAGTCGATTTCTCGCGGAACAAGTGAAGCCGAAAAACCCTAGAGCGGCCGATCACTGCCACAAGGATAACGAAATATGTACCGCTCTTGAAATTGGCGGCAAAAACACAACATGTTGCAACAATAAATGTATCAATTTATCGTATGATGATCATAATTGCGGTGCGTGCAAGAAGAAATGTCCGTTTACGGAGACTTGTTGTAGGGGTGAATGTGTAAATTTGTCTTTTGATAAAAGGCATTGTGGATATTGCAACAACAGGTGCATGACTGGTGGATATTGTTTTTATGGAATTTGTGATTACGCCTAA
- the LOC107018598 gene encoding uncharacterized protein LOC107018598 isoform X1: MKTKDNGNVICSLLGLPKKKLQDLCRKHGLSPYKTKPNLVSSLVPYIKGADELLFKEMKTKDNGNSIDRLPKKELQDLCRKHGLSPYKTKPNLVNSLITYVKGAESFSFKEMKTKDNGNSIYSLHKKKLQELCKKYGLSPHKTKPDLVNSLVNYFKIADAETSKGKGGYNILNSCGVKSATGETLFSRFIPHSDEKGFNQGFHSSQTSFSKNAFASDVTSMHAPSFEFSVSSEDGINLYIDLNSCPTDTFKRLEKKVSVCHNLQNHKFQSFCQEIQYLGNNRQMTSSFLWRTDSDNRFNSSHAQTFSSAGLCSTVDVVCHTENTNDASLGFSATAKSCDGSVKTLKHSEGKKGSPSSFRTICGVQNMNITDVNTCMGEEEITCVGLNTFQASKKSVAINRTVNVEAYNPENTTEVLDARLCKSLHASLEKVAISSPADVPELKHNKSENQNMRLDVSCLNSERQRNCIPEKLIVLSHISSETDFTEIEATDIGSHHQHSSYSSSGKDCLRHLSDAAESLKSLPYFSEDTCGIFLDDTPSAAGGARASHADRTETSKELLKKQKEQLSHGGKKRERHDGESDNVHHCNDGRILRSATRLQNLPRRSIRLVSKRLAACNSQVLKRSAYVKIKLSTGLQHTCSCKYKS, from the exons ATGAAAACGAAGGACAATGGAAATGTTATTTGCAGCCTACTGGGTCTACCCAAGAAAAAACTTCAGGACTTGTGCAGGAAACACGGGTTATCTCCTTATAAGACAAAACCCAATCTTGTGAGTTCTTTGGTCCCTTACATCAAG GGAGCAGATGAGCTTTTATTTAAAGAGATGAAGACAAAGGACAATGGAAATTCCATAGACAGGCTACCTAAGAAAGAGCTTCAAGATTTGTGCAGGAAACACGGTTTATCTCCTTATAAGACAAAGCCTAATCTTGTAAATTCTTTGATCACTTACGTCAAG GGAGCGGAGAGTTTTTCCTTCAAAGAGATGAAGACAAAGGACAATGGAAATTCCATTTACAGCCTACACAAGAAAAAACTTCAAGAACTGTGCAAGAAGTATGGTTTgtctcctcataagacaaaacCCGATCTCGTGAATTCCCTGGTCAATTACTTCAAG ATAGCAGATGCAGAGACTTCTAAAGGCAAAGGAGGGTACAACATTCTAAATTCTTGTGGTGTGAAGAGCGCAACCGGAGAGACATTGTTTTCAAGATTCATCCCTCATAGTGATGAGAAAGGTTTCAATCAAGGATTTCACAGTTCACAAACAAGTTTTTCCAAGAATGCATTTGCTTCTGATGTTACGTCGATGCATGCACCTTCTTTTGAGTTTTCTGTCTCATCAGAAGATGGAATCAACCTTTATATTGACTTGAATTCGTGCCCAACAGACACTTTTAAAAGATTGGAAAAGAAGGTGTCTGTATGTCACAATCTGCAGAATCACAAATTTCAAAGTTTCTGTCAGGAGATTCAATACCTAGGAAATAACAGACAGATGACTAGTTCATTCCTCTGGAGAACAGATTCAGACAATAGATTTAACAGCAGCCATGCACAAACTTTTTCTTCCGCAGGTTTATGTAGTACTGTTGATGTTGTATGTCACACAGAAAATACAAACGATGCGTCTTTGGGTTTTTCAGCAACGGCAAAATCATGTGATGGTTCTGtaaaaactttaaaacattCAGAAGGAAAAAAGGGAAGTCCATCTTCATTTAGAACCATTTGTGGTGTACAGAACATGAATATCACTGATGTAAATACTTGTATGGGAGAGGAAGAGATAACATGTGTGGGTCTGAATACCTTTCAAGCTTCAAAGAAATCAGTGGCTATTAATAGAACTGTCAATGTTGAGGCTTATAACCCAGAAAACACTACAGAGGTCTTAGATGCTAGGCTATGTAAATCTTTGCATGCATCGTTGGAGAAAGTAGCAATTAGTTCCCCTGCAGATGTGCCAGagctaaaacataataaaagtgaAAATCAGAATATGAGGCTAGATGTAAGTTGTCTCAATTCTGAAAGGCAGAGAAATTGTATACCAGAGAAGCTTATAGTGCTATCTCATATCTCTTCAGAAACTGATTTTACTGAGATAGAGGCTACAGATATTGGCAGTCATCATCAACATTCATCATATTCTTCTTCTGGAAAAGATTGCCTTAGACATTTGAGTGATGCAGCAGAGAGCCTCAAAAGTCTGCCCTATTTTAGTGAGGATACCTGTGGCATTTTCCTGGATGACACTCCATCTGCTGCTGGTGGG GCAAGGGCCAGCCATGCCGACAGAACAGAAACTTCTAA AGAGCTTTTGAAGAAGCAGAAGGAGCAATTATCCCATGGAGggaaaaagagagagaggcATGACGGTGAATCCGATAATGTTCATCATTGTAATGATGGGAGAATTTTGAGAAGTGCAACGCGTCTACAAAATCTTCCCAGAAGATCTATTCGGCTTGTCTCTAAG CGACTGGCGGCATGTAATTCCCAAGTGTTAAAGAGATCTGCCTATGTAAAGATTAAACTCAGTACTGGTTTACAACACACATGTTCTTGTAAGTACAAATCCTGA
- the LOC107018598 gene encoding uncharacterized protein LOC107018598 isoform X2 yields MKTKDNGNVICSLLGLPKKKLQDLCRKHGLSPYKTKPNLVSSLVPYIKGADELLFKEMKTKDNGNSIDRLPKKELQDLCRKHGLSPYKTKPNLVNSLITYVKGAESFSFKEMKTKDNGNSIYSLHKKKLQELCKKYGLSPHKTKPDLVNSLVNYFKIADAETSKGKGGYNILNSCGVKSATGETLFSRFIPHSDEKGFNQGFHSSQTSFSKNAFASDVTSMHAPSFEFSVSSEDGINLYIDLNSCPTDTFKRLEKKVSVCHNLQNHKFQSFCQEIQYLGNNRQMTSSFLWRTDSDNRFNSSHAQTFSSAGLCSTVDVVCHTENTNDASLGFSATAKSCDGSVKTLKHSEGKKGSPSSFRTICGVQNMNITDVNTCMGEEEITCVGLNTFQASKKSVAINRTVNVEAYNPENTTEVLDARLCKSLHASLEKVAISSPADVPELKHNKSENQNMRLDVSCLNSERQRNCIPEKLIVLSHISSETDFTEIEATDIGSHHQHSSYSSSGKDCLRHLSDAAESLKSLPYFSEDTCGIFLDDTPSAAGGARASHADRTETSKELLKKQKEQLSHGGKKRERHDGESDNVHHCNDGRILRSATRLQNLPRRSIRLVSKRLAACNSQVLKRSAYVKIKLSTGLQHTCS; encoded by the exons ATGAAAACGAAGGACAATGGAAATGTTATTTGCAGCCTACTGGGTCTACCCAAGAAAAAACTTCAGGACTTGTGCAGGAAACACGGGTTATCTCCTTATAAGACAAAACCCAATCTTGTGAGTTCTTTGGTCCCTTACATCAAG GGAGCAGATGAGCTTTTATTTAAAGAGATGAAGACAAAGGACAATGGAAATTCCATAGACAGGCTACCTAAGAAAGAGCTTCAAGATTTGTGCAGGAAACACGGTTTATCTCCTTATAAGACAAAGCCTAATCTTGTAAATTCTTTGATCACTTACGTCAAG GGAGCGGAGAGTTTTTCCTTCAAAGAGATGAAGACAAAGGACAATGGAAATTCCATTTACAGCCTACACAAGAAAAAACTTCAAGAACTGTGCAAGAAGTATGGTTTgtctcctcataagacaaaacCCGATCTCGTGAATTCCCTGGTCAATTACTTCAAG ATAGCAGATGCAGAGACTTCTAAAGGCAAAGGAGGGTACAACATTCTAAATTCTTGTGGTGTGAAGAGCGCAACCGGAGAGACATTGTTTTCAAGATTCATCCCTCATAGTGATGAGAAAGGTTTCAATCAAGGATTTCACAGTTCACAAACAAGTTTTTCCAAGAATGCATTTGCTTCTGATGTTACGTCGATGCATGCACCTTCTTTTGAGTTTTCTGTCTCATCAGAAGATGGAATCAACCTTTATATTGACTTGAATTCGTGCCCAACAGACACTTTTAAAAGATTGGAAAAGAAGGTGTCTGTATGTCACAATCTGCAGAATCACAAATTTCAAAGTTTCTGTCAGGAGATTCAATACCTAGGAAATAACAGACAGATGACTAGTTCATTCCTCTGGAGAACAGATTCAGACAATAGATTTAACAGCAGCCATGCACAAACTTTTTCTTCCGCAGGTTTATGTAGTACTGTTGATGTTGTATGTCACACAGAAAATACAAACGATGCGTCTTTGGGTTTTTCAGCAACGGCAAAATCATGTGATGGTTCTGtaaaaactttaaaacattCAGAAGGAAAAAAGGGAAGTCCATCTTCATTTAGAACCATTTGTGGTGTACAGAACATGAATATCACTGATGTAAATACTTGTATGGGAGAGGAAGAGATAACATGTGTGGGTCTGAATACCTTTCAAGCTTCAAAGAAATCAGTGGCTATTAATAGAACTGTCAATGTTGAGGCTTATAACCCAGAAAACACTACAGAGGTCTTAGATGCTAGGCTATGTAAATCTTTGCATGCATCGTTGGAGAAAGTAGCAATTAGTTCCCCTGCAGATGTGCCAGagctaaaacataataaaagtgaAAATCAGAATATGAGGCTAGATGTAAGTTGTCTCAATTCTGAAAGGCAGAGAAATTGTATACCAGAGAAGCTTATAGTGCTATCTCATATCTCTTCAGAAACTGATTTTACTGAGATAGAGGCTACAGATATTGGCAGTCATCATCAACATTCATCATATTCTTCTTCTGGAAAAGATTGCCTTAGACATTTGAGTGATGCAGCAGAGAGCCTCAAAAGTCTGCCCTATTTTAGTGAGGATACCTGTGGCATTTTCCTGGATGACACTCCATCTGCTGCTGGTGGG GCAAGGGCCAGCCATGCCGACAGAACAGAAACTTCTAA AGAGCTTTTGAAGAAGCAGAAGGAGCAATTATCCCATGGAGggaaaaagagagagaggcATGACGGTGAATCCGATAATGTTCATCATTGTAATGATGGGAGAATTTTGAGAAGTGCAACGCGTCTACAAAATCTTCCCAGAAGATCTATTCGGCTTGTCTCTAAG CGACTGGCGGCATGTAATTCCCAAGTGTTAAAGAGATCTGCCTATGTAAAGATTAAACTCAGTACTGGTTTACAACACACATGTTCTT
- the LOC107018598 gene encoding uncharacterized protein LOC107018598 isoform X3: MKTKDNGNVICSLLGLPKKKLQDLCRKHGLSPYKTKPNLVSSLVPYIKGAESFSFKEMKTKDNGNSIYSLHKKKLQELCKKYGLSPHKTKPDLVNSLVNYFKIADAETSKGKGGYNILNSCGVKSATGETLFSRFIPHSDEKGFNQGFHSSQTSFSKNAFASDVTSMHAPSFEFSVSSEDGINLYIDLNSCPTDTFKRLEKKVSVCHNLQNHKFQSFCQEIQYLGNNRQMTSSFLWRTDSDNRFNSSHAQTFSSAGLCSTVDVVCHTENTNDASLGFSATAKSCDGSVKTLKHSEGKKGSPSSFRTICGVQNMNITDVNTCMGEEEITCVGLNTFQASKKSVAINRTVNVEAYNPENTTEVLDARLCKSLHASLEKVAISSPADVPELKHNKSENQNMRLDVSCLNSERQRNCIPEKLIVLSHISSETDFTEIEATDIGSHHQHSSYSSSGKDCLRHLSDAAESLKSLPYFSEDTCGIFLDDTPSAAGGARASHADRTETSKELLKKQKEQLSHGGKKRERHDGESDNVHHCNDGRILRSATRLQNLPRRSIRLVSKRLAACNSQVLKRSAYVKIKLSTGLQHTCSCKYKS; encoded by the exons ATGAAAACGAAGGACAATGGAAATGTTATTTGCAGCCTACTGGGTCTACCCAAGAAAAAACTTCAGGACTTGTGCAGGAAACACGGGTTATCTCCTTATAAGACAAAACCCAATCTTGTGAGTTCTTTGGTCCCTTACATCAAG GGAGCGGAGAGTTTTTCCTTCAAAGAGATGAAGACAAAGGACAATGGAAATTCCATTTACAGCCTACACAAGAAAAAACTTCAAGAACTGTGCAAGAAGTATGGTTTgtctcctcataagacaaaacCCGATCTCGTGAATTCCCTGGTCAATTACTTCAAG ATAGCAGATGCAGAGACTTCTAAAGGCAAAGGAGGGTACAACATTCTAAATTCTTGTGGTGTGAAGAGCGCAACCGGAGAGACATTGTTTTCAAGATTCATCCCTCATAGTGATGAGAAAGGTTTCAATCAAGGATTTCACAGTTCACAAACAAGTTTTTCCAAGAATGCATTTGCTTCTGATGTTACGTCGATGCATGCACCTTCTTTTGAGTTTTCTGTCTCATCAGAAGATGGAATCAACCTTTATATTGACTTGAATTCGTGCCCAACAGACACTTTTAAAAGATTGGAAAAGAAGGTGTCTGTATGTCACAATCTGCAGAATCACAAATTTCAAAGTTTCTGTCAGGAGATTCAATACCTAGGAAATAACAGACAGATGACTAGTTCATTCCTCTGGAGAACAGATTCAGACAATAGATTTAACAGCAGCCATGCACAAACTTTTTCTTCCGCAGGTTTATGTAGTACTGTTGATGTTGTATGTCACACAGAAAATACAAACGATGCGTCTTTGGGTTTTTCAGCAACGGCAAAATCATGTGATGGTTCTGtaaaaactttaaaacattCAGAAGGAAAAAAGGGAAGTCCATCTTCATTTAGAACCATTTGTGGTGTACAGAACATGAATATCACTGATGTAAATACTTGTATGGGAGAGGAAGAGATAACATGTGTGGGTCTGAATACCTTTCAAGCTTCAAAGAAATCAGTGGCTATTAATAGAACTGTCAATGTTGAGGCTTATAACCCAGAAAACACTACAGAGGTCTTAGATGCTAGGCTATGTAAATCTTTGCATGCATCGTTGGAGAAAGTAGCAATTAGTTCCCCTGCAGATGTGCCAGagctaaaacataataaaagtgaAAATCAGAATATGAGGCTAGATGTAAGTTGTCTCAATTCTGAAAGGCAGAGAAATTGTATACCAGAGAAGCTTATAGTGCTATCTCATATCTCTTCAGAAACTGATTTTACTGAGATAGAGGCTACAGATATTGGCAGTCATCATCAACATTCATCATATTCTTCTTCTGGAAAAGATTGCCTTAGACATTTGAGTGATGCAGCAGAGAGCCTCAAAAGTCTGCCCTATTTTAGTGAGGATACCTGTGGCATTTTCCTGGATGACACTCCATCTGCTGCTGGTGGG GCAAGGGCCAGCCATGCCGACAGAACAGAAACTTCTAA AGAGCTTTTGAAGAAGCAGAAGGAGCAATTATCCCATGGAGggaaaaagagagagaggcATGACGGTGAATCCGATAATGTTCATCATTGTAATGATGGGAGAATTTTGAGAAGTGCAACGCGTCTACAAAATCTTCCCAGAAGATCTATTCGGCTTGTCTCTAAG CGACTGGCGGCATGTAATTCCCAAGTGTTAAAGAGATCTGCCTATGTAAAGATTAAACTCAGTACTGGTTTACAACACACATGTTCTTGTAAGTACAAATCCTGA